In bacterium, one DNA window encodes the following:
- a CDS encoding DUF86 domain-containing protein: MPADDISFAKDILEAAKDAVDFVSNLSRLEFEEDIRTQAAVIQRLTVIGEAVKRLSQGIQERYPDIPWSKMARMGDLLVHYYHRINFSEVWDTLKNDLPTLIENIKSFLGED; this comes from the coding sequence ATGCCGGCTGATGATATAAGCTTTGCAAAGGATATTCTCGAAGCCGCTAAGGATGCCGTTGATTTCGTCAGCAACCTGAGCCGGCTTGAATTTGAGGAGGATATCAGGACTCAGGCGGCGGTGATACAAAGACTGACGGTTATCGGGGAGGCCGTCAAACGGCTTTCTCAGGGAATTCAAGAGCGATACCCGGATATCCCGTGGAGTAAAATGGCACGGATGGGGGATTTACTCGTTCACTACTACCACAGGATTAATTTTTCCGAAGTCTGGGACACGCTGAAAAACGACTTGCCGACACTGATTGAGAATATAAAGTCTTTTCTCGGCGAGGACTGA